The Sphingobium sp. BYY-5 genome includes a window with the following:
- a CDS encoding cysteine dioxygenase, translated as MTALAVLERPVDTGRLRGFVTAFADLLAATRDEQAILESGRSLLARLIATDDWLPEAFTRPDPDRYQQYLLHCDSRERFSVVSFVWGPGQATPIHDHTVWGLVGVLRGVEKVERFRRLPTGGLVAEGEELLREGEVDAVSPRVGDIHRVTNGLTDRPSISIHVYGANIGAVERATYAPDGTPKTFISGYANGVIPNLWDRSKTA; from the coding sequence ATGACGGCACTCGCCGTTCTGGAGCGACCGGTCGATACGGGGCGGTTGCGCGGTTTCGTTACCGCTTTCGCGGATTTGCTGGCGGCGACGCGCGATGAGCAGGCGATATTGGAGAGTGGTCGTTCGCTTCTCGCTCGCCTGATCGCGACCGATGATTGGCTGCCGGAGGCGTTCACCCGTCCTGATCCGGACCGTTATCAGCAATATCTGCTCCACTGCGACAGCCGCGAACGGTTCAGCGTCGTCAGTTTCGTTTGGGGACCGGGCCAGGCGACGCCGATCCACGATCATACGGTCTGGGGTCTGGTCGGCGTGCTGCGCGGCGTCGAGAAGGTGGAGCGCTTTCGCCGCCTGCCGACCGGTGGACTTGTCGCGGAAGGCGAAGAGTTGCTGCGCGAGGGGGAAGTGGACGCCGTCTCTCCGCGCGTCGGCGACATTCATCGCGTGACCAATGGCCTTACCGACCGGCCGTCCATCAGCATCCATGTCTATGGCGCCAATATCGGCGCGGTCGAGCGGGCGACCTATGCCCCCGACGGCACGCCCAAGACCTTCATTTCGGGTTACGCCAACGGCGTGATCCCCAATCTCTGGGACAGATCGAAAACCGCATGA
- a CDS encoding ABC transporter ATP-binding protein, translated as MDARLGFSTVDSAAHQPHPDPVVRLRDFSRRFGANTIIDGLDLDIAPGEFIALLGRSGSGKTTLLRTLAGLDEVRGQDVEVPDSRAVVFQDARLLPWKPVWKNVSLGLRGDRTRERSEAALKEVGLGHRIDAWPLTLSGGEAQRAALARALVREPKLLLLDEPFAALDALTRYRMHDLVLSLWRAHQPAVLLVTHDVEEAIALADRVLVLDKGRIVAQERITTPRGERASFAGRLREKLLSYLGGDDHGDSVVPFAPIAEAAE; from the coding sequence ATGGACGCTCGCCTCGGTTTTTCCACGGTGGACAGTGCTGCCCACCAACCGCATCCCGACCCTGTCGTTCGCCTGCGCGACTTTAGTCGGCGCTTCGGCGCCAACACCATCATCGATGGCCTGGACCTCGACATCGCGCCGGGGGAGTTCATCGCGCTGCTGGGCCGGTCGGGTTCAGGCAAGACGACCCTGTTGCGGACGCTCGCCGGCCTTGATGAGGTGCGCGGTCAGGATGTCGAAGTGCCCGACTCGCGCGCCGTCGTATTTCAGGACGCACGCCTGCTGCCCTGGAAACCGGTCTGGAAGAATGTATCATTGGGCCTTCGTGGCGACCGGACGCGCGAACGTAGCGAGGCGGCGCTCAAGGAAGTGGGGCTTGGCCATCGTATCGATGCCTGGCCCCTGACTTTATCGGGCGGTGAAGCGCAGCGCGCCGCCCTGGCGCGCGCGCTGGTGCGTGAGCCAAAGCTGTTGCTGCTCGACGAACCTTTCGCTGCGCTCGATGCGCTGACCCGTTACCGGATGCACGATCTGGTCCTGTCGCTCTGGCGCGCGCACCAGCCGGCCGTGCTGCTTGTGACCCATGATGTGGAGGAAGCGATCGCGCTCGCCGACCGGGTGCTAGTGCTCGACAAGGGCCGCATCGTCGCCCAGGAACGCATCACCACCCCCCGTGGCGAGCGTGCCAGCTTTGCCGGTCGCCTGCGTGAAAAGCTGCTCTCCTATCTGGGTGGTGACGATCATGGCGACAGCGTGGTGCCGTTCGCCCCGATCGCGGAAGCTGCCGAATGA
- a CDS encoding ABC transporter permease, producing MAVLTINDVSSARRGRSASSARGFSLSRFGGRWLSPLLLLLLWELGSRVGLIPERTLAAPSTVLGTLIGMVVSGELPSNLLVSFARVGVGLLIGVGLGLGFGVVAGLSRAGELAVDPLMQIKRTIPPLALTPLFIVWFGIGETPKVALIAFATMFPVYLNLYSGIRSVDLRLLDAAKSFGLSRWEQVWHVVLPSALPSLLVGLRYAISISVLILVVAEQINASAGLGYLINNARDFMRTDIIVVCLMVYAILGLGADWLVRTIEARALIWRPSIVEQ from the coding sequence ATGGCGGTTCTGACGATCAATGATGTTTCCAGCGCAAGGCGCGGCCGGTCGGCTTCCTCGGCCCGTGGCTTTTCGCTTTCCCGCTTCGGGGGGCGGTGGCTTTCTCCCCTTTTGTTGCTGTTGCTATGGGAGTTGGGGTCGCGCGTCGGGCTGATCCCGGAGCGTACATTGGCAGCGCCATCGACTGTGCTGGGCACGTTGATCGGAATGGTGGTTTCTGGCGAATTGCCGTCCAACCTGCTGGTGTCCTTCGCTCGCGTAGGTGTCGGGCTGCTGATCGGAGTTGGTCTCGGGCTGGGGTTCGGCGTGGTTGCCGGCCTGTCCAGAGCGGGGGAACTGGCGGTCGATCCACTGATGCAGATCAAGCGCACCATTCCGCCGCTGGCCTTGACGCCTTTGTTCATCGTCTGGTTCGGCATCGGTGAGACGCCCAAGGTGGCGCTGATCGCCTTTGCGACGATGTTCCCCGTCTATCTCAATCTCTACAGCGGCATTCGCAGCGTCGATCTGCGTCTGCTCGATGCGGCGAAGAGCTTCGGCCTTAGCCGCTGGGAGCAGGTTTGGCACGTCGTGCTGCCATCCGCCCTGCCGTCGCTTCTGGTCGGCCTGCGCTACGCCATCTCGATTTCGGTGCTGATTCTGGTCGTCGCCGAACAGATAAATGCATCCGCGGGGCTTGGTTATCTCATCAACAACGCCCGCGATTTCATGCGGACCGACATCATCGTCGTCTGCCTCATGGTCTACGCCATTCTCGGCCTTGGCGCCGACTGGCTGGTCCGCACCATCGAAGCCCGCGCCCTTATCTGGCGCCCCAGCATAGTGGAGCAATAA
- a CDS encoding LysR substrate-binding domain-containing protein — MPVNLPTNLLRSFVAIVDTGSMLNASEQVFVTQSALSLQIKRLEELVQQTLFLREGRRLNLTAAGEVLLDYARRVLLLHDEAVAAVSAGRFAGPARIGMVQDFADTLLSGLLSRFSELHPDAQIYARVAGTAELQTMLERRELDILLGFAAPNDSHAVTVAPMSWYGDAALADRDIIPLAVLEEPCRFREAAIRGLEDAGLQWRIAVETPNLATLKAAVGAGLGITCRTHLFLGDGPTLEHDRLPQLPRVAAILRSGEKLDKAANRLAELARETVQAL; from the coding sequence GTGCCGGTCAACTTACCGACCAATTTGCTGCGCAGCTTCGTTGCGATCGTCGACACAGGGTCGATGCTCAACGCATCGGAACAGGTGTTCGTGACCCAATCCGCCCTCAGCCTTCAGATCAAGCGTCTGGAGGAACTGGTGCAGCAGACGCTATTTCTGCGGGAAGGCCGACGGCTCAACCTGACGGCGGCGGGGGAAGTCCTGCTCGACTATGCACGACGGGTGCTGTTGCTGCATGATGAAGCGGTGGCCGCCGTCAGCGCCGGGCGCTTTGCCGGCCCTGCCCGGATCGGCATGGTGCAGGACTTTGCCGACACGCTGCTGAGCGGCCTGTTGTCGCGCTTTTCCGAACTGCATCCCGATGCGCAAATCTATGCCCGCGTCGCCGGTACGGCCGAGTTGCAAACGATGCTGGAGCGGCGGGAGCTGGACATTCTGCTGGGCTTTGCCGCCCCCAACGACAGCCATGCCGTGACCGTCGCACCGATGAGCTGGTATGGCGACGCCGCATTGGCGGATCGGGACATCATTCCGCTGGCCGTGCTGGAAGAACCATGCCGCTTCCGGGAAGCCGCTATCCGTGGGCTGGAAGATGCGGGTCTGCAATGGCGGATCGCGGTGGAAACGCCCAATCTGGCGACGCTCAAGGCCGCCGTGGGCGCGGGCCTGGGTATCACGTGCCGCACGCATCTGTTCCTGGGGGACGGTCCCACGCTGGAACATGATCGGCTGCCGCAACTGCCGCGTGTGGCGGCGATCCTGCGATCGGGCGAGAAGCTGGACAAGGCCGCCAATCGGCTGGCCGAACTGGCGCGGGAGACGGTTCAGGCGCTCTGA
- a CDS encoding D-isomer specific 2-hydroxyacid dehydrogenase family protein, whose amino-acid sequence MSLIIASQLDADFNRGLGQHPIAPILIDVADDEPWAAASEADLLLIRPSPAWRQPTVVRPPVWPGRLKWVYSASAGIDFYPEWLLDAPLVTCGRGVASDEIADYVIAAIYAYAKNLEAVTARSRAEWINVPLGRVSGTTIGVVGLGAIGQSVARRGLALGAQVVGLRRSGAQSSISGVEHVRDIETLVARSDHIVIAVPATAETQHLFNDDLLRKVKPGAHIINVARGSVIDQEALVRALDGESGPGFATLDVTDPEPLPDGHPLYTHPRVRLTPHISSNHTLVRHRLLEKVRDDISRFVRGEAPSDIVDPARGY is encoded by the coding sequence ATGTCCCTGATTATCGCCAGCCAGTTGGACGCCGATTTCAACCGGGGCCTTGGCCAGCACCCGATCGCGCCGATTTTGATCGATGTCGCCGATGATGAGCCGTGGGCGGCGGCGAGCGAGGCCGATCTTCTGCTGATTCGACCTTCACCCGCCTGGCGGCAACCCACGGTTGTGCGCCCGCCCGTGTGGCCGGGTCGGCTGAAATGGGTCTATAGCGCGTCGGCCGGGATCGATTTCTATCCCGAATGGCTGCTCGACGCGCCGCTCGTCACATGTGGGCGCGGCGTTGCTTCCGATGAAATCGCCGATTATGTGATCGCCGCCATCTACGCCTATGCCAAGAATCTGGAGGCTGTGACCGCCCGCTCTCGGGCCGAATGGATCAACGTGCCCCTTGGCCGCGTGTCGGGTACGACGATCGGCGTCGTCGGGCTGGGCGCGATTGGCCAGTCGGTGGCGCGGCGCGGGCTGGCGCTGGGCGCGCAGGTTGTGGGCCTGCGTCGCTCCGGTGCGCAATCCAGCATCAGCGGTGTCGAGCATGTTCGCGATATAGAGACGCTTGTGGCGCGGTCCGACCATATCGTCATTGCTGTGCCGGCGACGGCGGAAACCCAGCATTTATTCAACGATGATCTGTTGCGGAAGGTCAAGCCTGGCGCGCATATCATCAATGTCGCGCGGGGATCAGTGATCGACCAGGAAGCGCTGGTGCGTGCGCTGGATGGCGAAAGCGGGCCGGGCTTCGCAACGCTGGACGTGACCGATCCCGAACCGCTGCCGGATGGGCATCCACTCTACACCCATCCGCGCGTGCGGCTGACGCCGCATATCTCCAGCAATCATACATTGGTGCGCCATCGCCTGCTGGAAAAGGTGCGGGACGATATATCGCGATTCGTACGAGGTGAGGCGCCGAGCGATATTGTCGATCCGGCGCGGGGATATTGA
- a CDS encoding acyl-CoA dehydrogenase family protein, with protein sequence MASQAIIHDQVTNPLFPAVSAERLDWLTKQLAETAEHYDRSAEFPRANFDLLAQEGLIGLTVPRELGGQGASLSEAIRVLGAVAKGEPSTALILFMTYHYHATPARARNWPQDIYERLAREAVAGRGLIGGLRVEPELGTPVRGGLPATIARRTADGWSLSGTKIYSTGSTGLDWFSVWAKTDEDSPRVGNFLVRSDSPGITIEPVWDHLGMRATVSHAVHFADTPTPLDHAVDIRPPEQWAAGAGDPSLAIWNALSISTIYDGVARAARDWLRAYLNDRVPTNLGASLATLPRVQEKFGEIEALLQVNRTLIRDAAARYDGGDPPGAVEVNNIKYLATANAIRAVEIGLELTGNPGISRKNPLERHYRDVLCSRIHSPQTDTILIAAGRAALGN encoded by the coding sequence ATGGCAAGTCAGGCGATTATCCACGATCAAGTCACCAACCCGCTGTTCCCGGCAGTGAGCGCCGAGCGGCTCGACTGGCTGACGAAGCAGCTTGCCGAGACGGCGGAACATTATGATCGCAGCGCGGAGTTTCCCCGCGCCAATTTCGATCTGCTGGCGCAGGAAGGGCTGATCGGCCTTACCGTCCCCCGCGAACTGGGCGGGCAGGGCGCATCGCTTTCCGAAGCGATCCGTGTGCTGGGTGCGGTGGCGAAGGGGGAGCCGTCGACCGCGCTCATCCTTTTCATGACCTATCATTATCATGCGACGCCGGCACGGGCGCGCAACTGGCCGCAGGACATTTACGAGCGGCTGGCGCGCGAAGCCGTTGCAGGCCGTGGTCTCATCGGCGGTTTGCGCGTCGAGCCGGAATTGGGCACGCCGGTCCGGGGCGGACTGCCCGCCACGATCGCACGGCGCACGGCGGATGGCTGGTCGCTGAGCGGTACGAAAATCTATTCGACCGGCTCGACCGGCCTCGACTGGTTCTCGGTCTGGGCGAAGACCGATGAGGACAGCCCCCGTGTCGGCAATTTCCTGGTCCGATCCGATAGTCCGGGCATTACGATCGAACCGGTATGGGATCATCTGGGGATGCGTGCGACGGTCAGTCATGCCGTGCATTTCGCGGACACGCCCACCCCACTCGACCATGCGGTCGATATCCGCCCGCCCGAACAATGGGCGGCTGGCGCGGGCGATCCCAGTCTGGCGATCTGGAATGCGCTGTCCATCTCGACCATCTATGACGGCGTGGCACGGGCTGCGCGCGACTGGTTGCGCGCTTATCTCAATGATCGGGTGCCGACCAATCTGGGCGCGTCGCTCGCCACCCTGCCGCGCGTGCAGGAGAAGTTCGGCGAGATAGAGGCGTTGCTGCAGGTCAATCGCACCCTGATCCGTGATGCGGCAGCCCGCTATGATGGAGGTGATCCGCCAGGCGCGGTGGAAGTCAATAATATCAAATATCTGGCTACCGCTAACGCCATTCGGGCGGTGGAGATCGGCCTGGAGCTTACCGGCAATCCGGGGATCAGCCGGAAGAACCCGCTCGAGCGCCATTATCGCGATGTGCTGTGCAGCCGCATCCATTCGCCCCAGACCGACACCATATTGATCGCCGCCGGCCGCGCGGCATTGGGAAACTGA
- a CDS encoding ABC transporter substrate-binding protein, protein MLSRRAFVGAGTASCLLLAGCGAGKGARPTLRVSVTGKGEGDTRLLFKAAGIKPEGFDLAYSEFQSGHLVVEALNGGSLDYGGMSEIPPIFAAASTIQSFRQIAVAHGDVNNQVVLVPKGSKAKSIADLKGKRVGYVRATTAQYFLIRMLEEVGLSWDDIKPVAMGVSDGAAAFSQGAFDAWAIYGFPIQRAIATEGARILKTAYGILSGNYLVSAHVDALKDPDKTQIIREYLGLVQKAYGWAVNNQEEWAGIIAQDIGVPRDYVADQFKRKSASYELRPVSDQAIASQQQVADLFFQQKLLPKAVDVRPLWDARFNDAIPKRV, encoded by the coding sequence ATGCTGTCAAGGCGCGCATTTGTGGGTGCGGGGACCGCGTCCTGTTTGCTCCTGGCTGGTTGCGGAGCAGGGAAGGGCGCCCGCCCGACCCTGCGCGTGTCGGTCACTGGCAAGGGCGAGGGCGATACCCGGCTGTTGTTCAAGGCCGCCGGCATCAAGCCGGAGGGATTCGACCTTGCCTATAGCGAATTTCAATCCGGCCATCTGGTCGTGGAGGCGCTGAACGGCGGTTCGCTCGATTATGGCGGGATGAGCGAGATTCCGCCGATCTTTGCAGCGGCATCCACCATCCAGAGCTTTCGCCAGATCGCGGTGGCGCATGGCGACGTCAACAACCAGGTCGTGCTGGTGCCCAAGGGATCGAAGGCAAAGTCCATCGCCGATCTCAAGGGCAAGCGCGTAGGCTATGTCCGCGCCACCACGGCGCAATATTTCCTGATCCGGATGCTGGAAGAAGTCGGCCTGAGCTGGGACGATATCAAGCCGGTCGCCATGGGCGTTTCGGATGGCGCAGCAGCCTTTTCACAGGGTGCGTTCGATGCCTGGGCGATCTATGGCTTTCCGATCCAGCGCGCCATTGCGACCGAAGGCGCACGCATTCTCAAGACGGCCTATGGCATATTATCGGGCAACTATCTTGTGTCGGCCCATGTCGATGCGCTCAAGGACCCGGACAAGACACAGATCATCCGCGAATATCTGGGCCTGGTGCAGAAAGCCTATGGCTGGGCAGTCAACAACCAGGAGGAATGGGCGGGCATCATCGCCCAGGATATCGGTGTGCCGCGCGACTATGTCGCCGACCAGTTCAAACGCAAGAGCGCGAGCTACGAGCTGCGACCGGTGAGCGATCAGGCCATCGCCTCACAGCAGCAGGTGGCGGACCTGTTCTTCCAGCAAAAGCTGCTGCCCAAGGCGGTCGATGTCCGCCCGCTGTGGGACGCCCGTTTCAACGACGCCATTCCCAAGAGAGTCTGA
- a CDS encoding FAD/NAD(P)-binding protein yields MMRVDHVAVVGGGFSGVLLAINLLRHGTVRVTLIERRPDRLGRGLAYGAAQADHVLNVRAANMSALPDQPRHFTEWLQAQGLGQEGSFARRRDYGGYLCAMLDEMRTAAGERLTVLPDEVIDLTIAEDGAFLALKSGGTVAADVAVVAAGNLPPHDLPALVGQQRPAYVNDPWAADIGEGLTARDSVLLLGSGLTAVDCALSLESSGFEGRIIALSRRGLSPYAHTPTQPYAVRSDRPNSPASALVHAVRARAVEIGWRNAVDELRPFTQDMWRAASATERSRFLRHLRPYWDVHRHRIAPEVAARLDALRAQGRLEVRAAKVVASRTDGDGLKVDLRPRGREAVETLRVARVVNCTGPLGDLRRVKDPLLRKLFDRGDIRPDPLAIGIDVDRQCRAIDANGDAQERLMIVGPMTRGAHWEIVAVPDIRRQVWALARQITSAHWVEAEGL; encoded by the coding sequence ATGATGAGGGTCGACCATGTCGCCGTCGTCGGCGGCGGCTTCAGCGGCGTGCTGCTGGCCATCAACCTGCTGCGACACGGCACCGTCCGGGTGACATTGATCGAGCGCCGGCCCGATCGACTGGGGCGCGGCCTGGCCTATGGCGCAGCGCAGGCGGATCATGTCCTCAATGTCCGCGCCGCCAATATGAGCGCGCTGCCTGATCAGCCCCGCCATTTCACCGAATGGTTGCAGGCACAGGGTTTGGGACAGGAAGGCAGTTTTGCGCGGCGGCGTGACTATGGCGGCTATCTCTGCGCGATGCTGGATGAAATGCGTACGGCGGCAGGGGAACGGCTGACGGTTCTCCCGGACGAAGTTATTGACCTCACCATAGCGGAGGATGGCGCATTTCTGGCGCTCAAGTCCGGCGGCACCGTCGCGGCCGATGTCGCGGTGGTCGCGGCGGGCAATCTGCCACCGCATGACCTGCCTGCCCTCGTCGGCCAGCAGCGCCCCGCCTATGTCAATGATCCCTGGGCTGCAGACATTGGGGAGGGCTTGACCGCAAGGGACAGCGTCCTGCTGCTGGGCAGCGGCCTCACTGCGGTGGACTGCGCGTTGAGCCTCGAAAGCAGCGGCTTCGAGGGCAGGATCATCGCCCTGTCCCGGCGCGGCCTTTCCCCCTATGCCCATACGCCGACCCAGCCCTATGCCGTGCGTAGCGACCGCCCGAATAGCCCTGCTTCCGCGCTGGTCCATGCCGTTCGCGCACGCGCCGTGGAAATTGGCTGGCGCAATGCGGTGGACGAACTACGCCCCTTTACGCAGGATATGTGGCGTGCCGCCAGCGCGACCGAACGGAGCCGCTTTCTGCGTCACCTTCGCCCCTATTGGGACGTGCACCGCCATCGCATCGCGCCGGAGGTTGCCGCCCGACTGGACGCATTGCGCGCCCAGGGCAGACTGGAAGTCCGTGCAGCGAAGGTCGTCGCCTCTCGGACGGACGGCGATGGGTTGAAGGTGGATCTACGCCCGCGCGGTCGCGAAGCGGTCGAAACGCTCCGGGTGGCGCGCGTCGTCAACTGCACAGGGCCGCTGGGCGATCTTCGCCGGGTGAAAGACCCATTGCTGCGCAAATTGTTCGATCGCGGCGACATCCGTCCCGATCCGCTGGCCATCGGCATTGATGTCGACCGTCAATGCCGCGCGATCGACGCGAATGGCGATGCGCAGGAACGCCTGATGATCGTCGGCCCGATGACGCGCGGCGCGCATTGGGAGATCGTCGCCGTACCCGACATAAGGCGGCAGGTCTGGGCGCTCGCGCGTCAGATCACCAGCGCGCACTGGGTTGAGGCCGAAGGCCTGTAG
- a CDS encoding LLM class flavin-dependent oxidoreductase, translating to MTQQRHIKLGFILHGVGRTWNDWRHPDRDVGASTSLTHYQKQAATAERGKFDFLFVADSLSINEKSSPHYLNRFEPITILSALAATTSRIGLVATLTVSYSEPFNVARQFASLDHLSGGRAGWNVVTSWLGDTAANFSKTEHPAHAVRYRIAAEYLDVVQGLWDSWEDGAHVADKETGQFVDPDKLHRLDHQGEFFQVRGPLNIKRTPQGQPVIFQAGASDDGRSFAARRAEVIFTHAPAQEDGQAYYADVKARAKGFGRDPDQLFILPGIAPIVGDTDEDAEARYRELAALESIDTGLGFLSRTFNDHDFRQYDLDAPFPDVEHIGLNSQQSGTLRIFAEVRAENLTLRQVAERLATPRGAFVGSAETVADRLQLWFESQAADGFVLFEPLPGQLDLFVDRVIPILQARGLFRTDYEGTTFREHLGLGTPDNRHSAARDHKSAA from the coding sequence ATGACTCAGCAACGGCACATCAAGCTCGGCTTCATCCTGCACGGTGTCGGGCGAACCTGGAACGACTGGCGGCACCCGGATCGCGACGTCGGCGCCAGCACCAGCTTGACCCATTATCAGAAGCAGGCGGCGACCGCCGAACGCGGCAAGTTCGACTTTCTGTTCGTGGCCGACAGCCTGTCGATCAATGAAAAGTCCAGCCCGCATTATCTCAACCGGTTCGAACCGATCACCATCTTGTCGGCGCTGGCCGCCACGACGTCCCGCATCGGCCTGGTCGCGACCTTGACGGTCAGCTATTCCGAGCCGTTCAATGTCGCACGGCAATTCGCCTCGCTGGATCATCTGAGCGGGGGCCGCGCCGGCTGGAATGTCGTCACCTCCTGGCTGGGCGACACGGCCGCCAATTTCAGCAAGACCGAACATCCCGCCCACGCCGTCCGCTATCGTATCGCTGCCGAATATCTGGATGTGGTCCAGGGCCTGTGGGACAGTTGGGAGGATGGCGCCCATGTCGCGGACAAGGAAACGGGTCAATTCGTCGATCCCGACAAGTTGCACCGCCTGGACCATCAGGGCGAATTTTTCCAGGTTCGCGGGCCGCTCAACATCAAGCGGACGCCGCAGGGACAACCCGTCATCTTCCAGGCCGGTGCATCCGACGATGGCCGCAGCTTCGCCGCCCGGCGTGCCGAGGTGATCTTCACCCACGCACCGGCGCAGGAAGACGGGCAGGCCTATTATGCCGACGTGAAGGCGCGGGCAAAAGGGTTTGGCCGCGATCCCGATCAGCTTTTCATCCTGCCCGGTATCGCGCCGATCGTGGGCGACACGGACGAGGATGCGGAAGCCCGCTATCGCGAACTGGCCGCGCTGGAATCGATCGACACTGGCCTGGGCTTTCTGTCGCGCACCTTCAACGATCATGATTTCCGCCAATATGATCTGGATGCGCCCTTCCCGGATGTCGAGCATATCGGCCTCAACAGCCAGCAGAGCGGCACGCTGCGCATCTTTGCCGAAGTGCGGGCGGAAAATCTGACGCTCCGGCAGGTGGCTGAACGGCTGGCAACGCCGCGCGGCGCTTTTGTCGGATCGGCCGAGACGGTAGCGGATCGGTTGCAGCTATGGTTCGAAAGCCAGGCGGCCGACGGTTTCGTATTGTTCGAGCCTCTGCCGGGCCAGCTTGACCTGTTCGTCGACAGGGTGATTCCGATCCTGCAGGCGCGCGGTTTGTTCCGCACCGATTATGAAGGAACGACCTTCCGCGAACATCTGGGCCTTGGCACGCCGGACAATCGCCATAGCGCAGCAAGGGACCACAAGAGCGCCGCCTGA